The following DNA comes from Cellulophaga sp. HaHa_2_95.
ATCTACCGAAATATGCTTAAAGATTTATCCTTAAAAGCGAACCAAGTTCCTTTATTAGCTGGCGAAGTTGTACATAAAGATCAAAATGGTTTACTAGCCGAAATGAATACAATTATACAGACCTTGCCAAAAAGTATTCCTACATCCCATGTCATTTCTTCTAGGGGATGCGGTGCGAAATCAGATAGAACACATTTTAATTCTGAAGGAATTAGAAAACTTGGGAAACGATACGCAATAAAAATGCTATCCCTTCAATATAACCTAGTCCCAACTCACAATTAAGGCTTAAGAACTACAAGCAATGTCTCTATGAATAGCGAATCAACTTTACACTAGCTTATGCCCTAGGTTTTATTTAATTTCATTACAGAAGTCTTTCAGCATTTTAAAATGCTCTTCCATGGCACTTACGGCTAGCTGAGAATCCTGATTTTTAATGGCATTAAAAATTACCTCATGTTGATTCACTTCGCGCATGAAGCCATCCTCATCACAAACTCGTATTTTTTCAAAGACAGAAATAATCTTAGGTGTAATTTGTAACATCAAAGCATTAAGTGTGCTATTACCGCAGGCTTTTGCAATGGCCAGATGAAAAAGTAAATCCTCCTCAAGAGCATCCTCTCTATTTATCATTTTAACCTTGTACAGATGCAGAGCTGCCTCAATATTTACTAAATCCTCTTCCGTTCTTCTTTGAGCTGCTAAAAAACTAGTTTGGGCTTCTAACATTAGCCTTGTTTCTACTAAGGTTTTAAAATCTTGTTGTTTCAATTCAACAATACCTTCCATAATTCCTTTCAAAGCTACTTGTCCAATATTTGCAATAAAAGTTCCAGTCTTTGGAATGGATTTTAACAATTCATAATGCTCTAGCTTAGCAATAGCCTCTCTAACGTTTCTTCGGCTTACATTGAACTTTTCAGACAATTCTCTTTCCGATGGCAACTTATCGCCAGGTTCTAAATTCTTGTAAAGAATAAATTCTTTAATCTTAGAAATAATTGCATTCTGATCATCAATACTATCATTTACTCTTATTCTATTTGACTCCATCTTGAAATGCTTAAATAATTTAAACCTAGTTATAAAATCCGACAGCAATCACTCTACCTCTTTAAACGAAAAAAATTTACTGATCTAAACTTTAGACCAGTAAATTCTTAAAATTAACTCAAAAAAACTAACATAGTCAACTCAAACTATATTTTGTCATATTTTAATATCCTGGGTTTTGTGTTAAATTAGGGTTTCTAATAATCTCATCAGCTGGTATTGGAAGTAAATAATCTTGCACTGGATCGAATCCTGGTTTTGCACCTTCAAATCCTGAAGCACCAAATACTTCATTACCTAATTTTCTTCTAGCAATATCATACCATCTAATACCCTCGAAAGATAATTCTAATCTACGCTCTTCTAATACATCATTAACAGTAACTATCCCAGTGATATCTGCAGGCACAGCACTCGCACCTGTATTTTTCCATGAACCACCTGATCTAGCTCTTGCTCTAACCTCATTTATATACGTTGTGGCTGATGCATTATCTCCAAGCTCTACTGCTGCTTCCGCTGCAATTAATAACACTTCCGCATAACGCATCATAGAATAATTATAACTCGTAGCCCTACCGTTTCCATTTGCAAACTCACCTGGGAACCTTGTATACTTAGCGATATATGGCTGATTTACATTTCGGTCATCTTTAGACGCTGAAATAAAATCTGGATAAGAAGTAAGCTCTCCATCAAAAACTGCTGTATCATCTAAACTTACTGCCCTTCTATAATCGCCAGCATCCCAACTCGTGTAAACTCCTAGAGCCGGTGCCATAATAGACCAACCGCCACCATTACCATACTGCTCATCTCCTCTTAAACCAGACATCGGACCTAATTGATCGTTCCCCGCATTACCATCTCTGAAATTATTAAAATCTAAGACAAAAATTGGTTCTTTTGATGCGTCAATTTTAGTGGCATCAAATAAACTTTGATAATCTGGATCCAATTCCAAATCATAGATTCCTTTGTTATCAATAACTTCTTTAGCCTCATCATAAGCCTTCTGCCATTCTCCCATAGTTAAATACACTAAAGATAAGTATGAACTTGCTGCTGATTTTGCAGGTAAAGATCTTGCCACCTGAGTGTCTGGCAACCACGCCTTAGCAAACTCTAAATCTGCAATAATATTAGCATAGACCTCATCAGCCGGAGTACTTGATATAACTTTTGATTCTTGCACATCGGT
Coding sequences within:
- a CDS encoding FadR/GntR family transcriptional regulator, with translation MESNRIRVNDSIDDQNAIISKIKEFILYKNLEPGDKLPSERELSEKFNVSRRNVREAIAKLEHYELLKSIPKTGTFIANIGQVALKGIMEGIVELKQQDFKTLVETRLMLEAQTSFLAAQRRTEEDLVNIEAALHLYKVKMINREDALEEDLLFHLAIAKACGNSTLNALMLQITPKIISVFEKIRVCDEDGFMREVNQHEVIFNAIKNQDSQLAVSAMEEHFKMLKDFCNEIK
- a CDS encoding RagB/SusD family nutrient uptake outer membrane protein; amino-acid sequence: MKTYKYLFLLIGLSMVGCSDLEEDPQGLLAPESFFSSTTDIQTAVNGAYGHMIDENFWGRKLPTTLMLRSDMVAIADPAAKVERQQHDDFTVLTDNLMIDTYWPRSYQIIGAANQAIAGAELVDVADDVKNPITAQAYFVRAFMYFHLVRQFGAIPYLNAPVTDVQESKVISSTPADEVYANIIADLEFAKAWLPDTQVARSLPAKSAASSYLSLVYLTMGEWQKAYDEAKEVIDNKGIYDLELDPDYQSLFDATKIDASKEPIFVLDFNNFRDGNAGNDQLGPMSGLRGDEQYGNGGGWSIMAPALGVYTSWDAGDYRRAVSLDDTAVFDGELTSYPDFISASKDDRNVNQPYIAKYTRFPGEFANGNGRATSYNYSMMRYAEVLLIAAEAAVELGDNASATTYINEVRARARSGGSWKNTGASAVPADITGIVTVNDVLEERRLELSFEGIRWYDIARRKLGNEVFGASGFEGAKPGFDPVQDYLLPIPADEIIRNPNLTQNPGY